The proteins below come from a single Maylandia zebra isolate NMK-2024a linkage group LG23, Mzebra_GT3a, whole genome shotgun sequence genomic window:
- the rxfp3.2b gene encoding relaxin family peptide receptor 3.2b has protein sequence MQLNESGVQTVAPEPCQQQILQDDYNGNCSEGSTTNMSLHCWLQLLTKESIMEIQGDSSSVVVRVMIACVYSIVCALGLVGNSLALYLLHSRYRQKQSSINCFVMGLAITDLQFVLTLPFWAVDTALDFRWPFGRVMCKLISSVTTMNMYASVFFLTAMSVARYYSISSALKIHSRRTAAARARWTSLCIWAVSLLATLPHAIYSTSAQVSDEELCLVRFPDSGSWDPQLLLGLYQLQKVLVGFLIPLVIITVCYLLLLRFILSRRIAGAAGPEANQSRQKRHSKVTKSIVIVVLSFFLCWLPNQALTLWGVLIKFDLVPFSKAFYNAQAYAFPLTVCLAHTNSCLNPVLYCLIRREFRAGLKELLLHATPSFRSLTHLLRRKAKVAEAPPVLVLVQMDV, from the coding sequence ATGCAGCTGAATGAGTCTGGGGTTCAAACGGTGGCACCCGAGCCATGTCAGCAACAAATACTACAGGACGACTACAATGGGAACTGCAGCGAAGGTTCCACCACTAACATGTCACTGCACTGCTGGCTGCAGCTCCTCACCAAGGAATCTATCATGGAAATTCAAGGAGACAGCTCCAGCGTAGTGGTACGTGTGATGATAGCGTGTGTCTACTCTATCGTCTGCGCTCTGGGGCTGGTGGGGAATTCACTGGCTCTGTATCTGTTGCACTCCCGTTACAGGCAGAAGCAGTCGTCCATCAACTGCTTTGTGATGGGGCTGGCTATCACAGATCTACAGTTTGTTTTGACCTTGCCTTTCTGGGCAGTGGACACAGCCCTGGACTTCCGCTGGCCGTTTGGTCGTGTGATGTGCAAACTCATCAGCTCTGTCACCACCATGAACATGTATGCCAGTGTATTCTTCCTCACAGCTATGAGCGTGGCACGTTATTACTCCATCTCCTCCGCACTGAAGATACACAGCCGACGGACAGCAGCTGCCAGAGCCAGGTGGACCAGCCTGTGCATCTGGGCTGTTTCTTTGCTGGCCACTTTGCCTCATGCCATCTACTCCACCAGTGCCCAAGTATCTGATGAGGAGCTTTGCCTGGTGCGCTTCCCAGACTCTGGCAGTTGGGATCCACAGCTCCTTCTGGGTCTATATCAGCTTCAAAAGGTCCTAGTAGGTTTCCTTATTCCTCTAGTTATAATCACCGTCTGCTATCTGCTGCTGCTTCGCTTCATCCTAAGCCGGCGCATTGCAGGTGCAGCGGGCCCAGAGGCAAACCAAAGCCGGCAAAAGCGTCATTCCAAAGTGACTAAATCCATTGTCATCGTAGttctctccttctttctctGCTGGCTTCCTAATCAGGCACTGACACTGTGGGGTGTGCTCATAAAGTTTGACCTTGTGCCCTTCAGCAAAGCTTTCTACAATGCACAGGCCTATGCTTTCCCTCTGACTGTTTGCTTGGCGCACACCAACAGCTGCCTCAACCCTGTGCTCTACTGCCTGATCCGCCGGGAGTTTCGGGCAGGCCTCAAGGAACTTCTCCTGCACGCCACGCCATCTTTCAGGAGCCTGACTCATCTGCTGCGTCGCAAGGCCAAAGTGGCTGAGGCACCACCTGTTTTGGTGCTGGTCCAAATGGATGTCTGA